The Etheostoma spectabile isolate EspeVRDwgs_2016 chromosome 9, UIUC_Espe_1.0, whole genome shotgun sequence DNA segment gggggtagacaGCGGAGACAGGGGAGAAGATGAATAAATGACAGCCGTCACAGCTtttaatataatatgatatatcCTTTATTAGCCccagggaaattacaatttacactctgttgttattgctCACAGGCCTGagttacacacatgcactaaatggagagatgtcggaTGTCACCATGGAAAcgtgccccgagcagttgggggttcagtgcccaggaggtgaactggcacctttccagctaccagtccaccaccatactttggtccatgtGTGGACTTGAACCGGTGACCCTCCGGTTCTCAACCCaaccctacagactgagctactgccaccaagATAATTTAACTTGTATCTGAATCTTTGTAGGTACTTTGTATGCGTTCTCACAAACCACCATGTGATACCCCTCCTGTTGACATGACACAGTCTATTACACTATTATAAAAACCATGATGTAATCAACTAGCCACAAAGGGGTGAAAAACAGCTAGAAGTACTGTACATAGTTTTAAATTTCTGGGTTATTTCTCAATTTTAGtgggtggacaaaataacagaaatgaCTTTTAATATAGCAGAACCAAAGTCCAAACCATAAGACaggttttttaaagaaaagttgAGGTGCAGCACAACTTATTTCACATAGTTAAAGACGTTTTCTGTagttttgcattgccagaccttcctccacagcgctgcataggagggtctggctagtcaacacagcattccgggatggaagaaaaacatgctctggtgtattgttatttctttaaaccaatcaccatTGTCTTGGGCGATGCTAGGCACTGGACGGACCcgcggtgcctctgcaaaatagcctctggaaggaactggttttagtggaacatgtgtacttttaaaagtagttttagttgtggaacggacagatagtctagcttgctgtctggatttaccctgcagagatctgaggagcagttggCTTAGTGCTGCCtaagaagattgtgattggtttaaagaaatgccacttaaccaaagcatgtttttttccgatcccggaatgttgtgtggactagaccatcctccacagtgctgttgCGGAAGGTCTGGCAAATCTAGACTAGTTTGGCACTGACCCGAACGACACCTGGGTACCGCTGTCTTAACTAACATAGCATAGACTTCATAAGCTGGAAATTCTAAAGATTAACATAATGAAAGGTGCACCATACCTTGAGAGCTGACCTCACGCGTGCGAACAAGGTCACTCTTGTTGCCGACGAGGATGATGGGAGTTTGGGGCTGAGTCTCTCTCAGGAGAAGTCGGAGTTGAGCAGTGCGGTGGAAACTCCGCCTGTCAGTGACTGAAAACACCAGGACACACACCTCACACTGCAGAGCCGACAGGTCCTGAGGAACAGAAGGAGGCAGAGACACTGTAGTCGACATTCAAATATACTCGAAGGAAACTGAcagatttttttgggcattttcagcccttatttttgacaggaaagCTGAAGACTTGAAagttagagagagagggggaacgaaAAACAGCAAAGGGCCTGAGGCCAGAgccgaacccgggcccgctacGTCGAGGAGCAATcttccacacacagacagccgctccaccaactgagctaaccggccgCCCTATGGTATGATATGTGCACTAAAACTGAAAGCAATCAAATGAGAGATCCTCATCACCCACAAAAACCAACCAGAATCATTGAGAGTGACACTCGAGTCCAGCTTTTATTTCAAATTGACTTGTGAAACACTCTACCTTCCATTGCTCGCATACATATTGCTGTGAAAGCCTCATGTGCAGAACAATAGTGAACGTGCTGCCTGGAGAAATGGCTGACAACTGAGTGCTCTATCTAAAATCCCCAGAGGTTTAGGGGGAAATTACTACTGTGGATAGCACCAACTGCAGAGCACCTCTGATTCtttctgacaaaaaaataaattatccaTGAGTGAGTCCTTCATACTGTGTAGACAGCTGACTAAACCTCAGCCTGCCTTTAGTTGGAGCTGCCATGGTCCATtgacttttcatttaattttgattaaGTCCAGAATTGAGCGCAGAGCAAAGGCACATTTTGCACTCTAAAGCCCTATTTGCACCAACCTAGTATTACCTGGGGCCACTTTAGCAATATTAAATAACTGCCCGAGGTCGTCTGTGATCTTAATCCCATGCGAATCTGCCATGTCAGTAACTTCTCAAGTAAATATTCCACTGTGAATTACCCACCACATTTAGCTAAATGATATTAGCCCTGTGCGAATCAGCATCTGGGTGATGTGGGGTTGTATTGGCTGTTTTGGGAATTCAAAATGAATGCTTTGACAGAGCCTTGACATCATATCCGGGGGATAATGTCAGTAAATTTGAGTAAAATGCACTTTGCTTATCCTGTGCAAAAGCAccgcacaaaacacaaacatggtagagtaatttttaaatcaagtcTCAAGTAGAACTTTACTTTTCCCCAGAGGTGCAACTGGTTGTGCAGCAGAGACAACAGTAATAACACAAGATCAATCCAATACAACATGTAATATTAAAAGTAGTAAAAACGTAAAGTAACTAGAACGGCGAGCAGTTGTGaccggggtccaagcctcatcGCGCCAGTCATCTTGACGTCAGACGACATAGGCGAACCGGGGGAGCATGCGAAGGCGGAACACAAAGCATCACACGGGGAGGCAAACGGCAAGAGgcagcttcatttggccatcactaccgTCAACTTAAGTCAGCTTCCTCAAACAGAAGTAAGGCGCTGCTGGCTTTTGTTACACAACATATTGGTGTTACTGATTCGGAAcactgctgctcgagtcctcactaagaccaagagactggatcccatcactccagttctgaagtctttacgctggcttcctgtgtctctaaatgtgctctaaaaataaagctgccttgcatGCCTTGCCTTGTTACAGTCAAAGCTCAGCATGTTATCAATTTTAATGCCCAAGTACTTGTACAATTGCACCATTGATTGTGGTGTTGGCAGGGCTGGAGTGATGACGTCTAAAATCCATAACTTGTGTCCTTGATCTTTTTCACATTtagttctaaaaaaaaacaaacttcatGGCCCCATCTTGAAAATAATCTGTGACAAGACCATGGGACGTTTCCACATTGGTatactagtctatatccacgatgttccacttgcAGGATTGCTAGAGTGCCATTCGAAATTCCACTAGAgatcactgtttttgtttggatGTCTGTTAACTTCCTTTCTGTGTGTTGGAATTTTggaaaaacaagttccttgccGAGGCTACTTTGCAGCGGTACTGTGGCTCTGTCCACCGGTGAGATTAAAGATCCCTACTTTGTGAAGTTAGCAGATGATATATTATGTTATAGTTAGTATGCGGTTAGTCTCGCTTTGCAAaagcttcctccacagcactgcagaggagTACTTTTCAATCTCACTGCAGCAGTGTACAGGATGtatgggagaggagagaggacacAGCCCTGAAATCACATGAGGTCCAATGGTAATACCAGTCCTGTGCGAATAAGGCTTAAGTAAAGATACAGATGCAAATACTCTAATTATAGATTACTCATAAGGTGATTATAGCGTCTCTCACAACAAATAGCTCATTATCTAAAGAGTAACACATGCAAATCCCCACATCAAAAAAGACAGATTGTGTCAGGAGTGTGTTTTTCTCACACATCCTAAATCAAAAACATTAATGCAGTCATTTGGCACATCTGCTTTGTGGGcagctctgacacacacacacacacactctctctctctctctctctctctctctctcacacacatccacacacagatGCCTCCGAACTGCACTCgagggaaaagaggaaaaggtgTGCAAAACAACCTGATAATGAGCTTTCCTCAACCCGACGGAGCACATTTAATGTCCTGTTTTTGCCACGGCGGTCCTCTGAGTTTGACATCCATTTCCTTCTATAGAGACGTCAAGTACAATAAACAATCCACTGCACTCCAAATATACAACATGAACTCATCTAAAATATGATGCATACACAGTAAGCATCTGTTAATTTATCTGTTAACCTTATGGCTATTTAGCTCGTTCAACCGACAATTTATATTCCCTTTAATCTCATTTCTTATGCTGTATGTTCACATTTTTGTATGAGGGGGTGAatgctgttgagttttcctcattTGGCTAGAAATCCAGGTACTAATGTCCCAGCTTATCTCCTGATAaagcacacacattttcatgtgCAGTACTGAAGTGTAGattcaaataaagaaaataaatgtaggTAATAGGAAAAATATGTAAAGAATCCAAACTGAAACGGTACATTTCGAGCggctttgggaaaaaaaatcccaaggATTTGCCAGCCCTCTGGCCCTCTGACAAgaccacatgtactgtgtaaatgccaaaaaacaacTTAGCACACTGTATACAGCTGCAGAGAGGGCTCAGCGACCTAATGAGGGAGCAGACGGCAGGGAGTGTGGGGACGGGGAAGTGTTGTTTGGCTCACCTGTCTCCAGTTGTCATAGATAATGATGGTGCTCTCCTCATCGTCCACGGTGACTAGGCGTACGTAACCCTCCCCTAAGCACAGGGAGAGCAGCAGTTAGGTCTCACATGGGACATGGGTGCTGTGATTTATTCACCTGCTGCTCACTGGGAAAACACTCACTGCGTTATACTTTCCAGTAGGGCTGAACGATGTATTGTTTTCAAATTGAATAAGATCCATGCTGGATTAGTACATTTCACATATTGTTTAcagaaatgtcctattttcagTTGATTTTTGTATAAGATGCGATATGtagctaaaataaaaattgcaagTGGAATCTTCATATCTGATAGCAGAGAAATTTCAATTAGATTGGTTCCCCCCCCAAATCGTTCAGCCTCACTGCTCTGCATGAGTCCTTTGTACCTTCGGAATCCACAGACGCAGTCCTGTCCATGTCCCCAGCGAGGGCGAGGGCCAGGGAAGACTTCCCCACGCCGTTCTGCCCCAGCAGGGCGATCCTGCACGGCCCATCACGTCTGCCCTCCACATCCACGGTCACAGTGTCATCCAACGCTGGGCTGAAGCTGATTGGTGAAACAGAAGGTCCGGCCGCACCTGACGTCCAATCGCAGTCATCGTGGACAGCTTCTTCCCGTCTGAGCTGGTGCTTTATAGGCAGAGGAGTGCTTCCTCTGCGAACGGTGGGGGACCAGGTGGTGGACAGAGTCATTCTGTCACACTGGAGGAGACAGGGACATGGAGGGACACTCTCTTCATTGTATAACATGTCAAGCTAGTCTGTGTTCAGATATGGTGTTTCTAATTTAATACTAAAAAACCAGCATGATGTTATAATACTCCAGCTATTTAGTATTTAGCACCTTTAAAAATCAGGGCACTTGCGTCAGAAGCAATGATATCCTGTCTTTTTGTTACTTCTATaaagcttcaaaaacactggatgcTACAATTCCCGTAGTACAAGTCAATAGTGTATTTTCCCACTGTCCCTGCTTCTTAAATCCTACCCCCGCCTCCCTATCCAAAATAactctgatgacatcatcagggtaaTTTCCCAATTTAGatatcttcaacagggggttagggttaggtattgttgtttatttttgaaagtttttttcaaaaatttaaaacacaatttaaacaTGAATCTAACATatgattaataaatataaatccccactgatgatagaCTTACTGGGCTATATGGTAGTCACTATCGGGTCAAAACCAAATAATTAGTTGGAAGGATGCTTAAAAGGTCACACAAAGAGTATGACTCGTTAGTTAGATTAGTTATGATTAgttactttttcaaaatggtAGTTACCGTTTTTCAGAAAAAGGGtaattactgtttttgaaagagcaACGAATGATTAATTACCCTTTATCAGTGTAGTTGCCCTTTTTAGAAGGGTAGTTGCCCTTTATCAGAAGGGTAGTTGCCCTTTCtcaaaagggtaactaccctttaTCAAATGGGTAGTTGCACCTTtatcagaagggtagttaccctttttcagaagggtagttaccctttatcagaagggtagttacccttttttagAAGGGTAGTTGCCCTTTATCAGAAGGGTAGTTAaattttttcagaagggtagttgcCCTTTTTCAGacgggtagttaccctttttcagaagggtagttgcCCTTtatcagaagggtagttacccttttttagAAGGGTAGTTGCCCTTTATCAGAAGGGTAGTTAAAttttttcaaaagggtagttGCCCTTTTTCAGacgggtagttaccctttttcagacgggtagttaccctttttcagaagggtagttgccctttttcagaagggtagttgcccttttgaaaaagggtaactaatccttcgttactctttcaaaaacagtaactacccttttttgtGTACTTACTGTAAAGTGTTACCTCTTAAAAAGCTGCACACAGCTGAGGGGGACAACAGAGTCAGGTGGTCCTTCTGTGGGGGTTTATCACTTACAACGCCTTTCACATTCCACATCATCTATAAATCCATTGTTATTATAAAACCCATATTGACCAAAGCCGTTTTAAGGACGTTTCGATGCGCAAAGATCTATCCAATTAGCCAAAAGTTGGATTTCGTGATAAAACGAGGAGCCGACTCAAATCCAGGACACCCCTCCCTGCACCGCCACTTTAGGTTACCTAgaacacacgcgcacgcgcgcgcacacgcacgcacttcATTAATTTTGCCCCCAATACCGGATTGGCTAATTGAAGAGTGGATCTGTGAGCCCCGTGCGTCTCAGCCAAGATCTTACCTCGGCCGCCTCCTCGTTGTAGAGCCTGTCTTCGGGCACATCTGTCGGCATCTGCAAACTGGAATCACAACGACCAACAGTAAGGACTCCCAAACGCACAGCCCCCCCAGCCCCACTCACTTTAAGAACCCCCAGCCCGAGCAGCTATGATCTCACCTGTCACGCGGCTCTCGGCAACCAAATAGTAACCAcggtctctttctctctctttcgtGTCTCTCtcgcgcgctctctctctccttccccctctctctcctgcaCTCTCTCCCTCAATTGCAATCTGTTTCTTCCACTCTCTACTATACCACTCTATCTCCTCGGGTTAGGGCCCAGGTCCGGATCTGCAGTCAGAAACCGTCATTCATCACCAATGCGCTCTCCAAACTGCGAACTCCAGATTTGGATTCTCTGCAGAGGAGAGATGAAACTACAGCGACCCGAGTGTGTGCGGGCAGGTGCGTGCGGCTCTGCAGCAGCTGAGAGGGGGAAGGCAGACAGGGAGCAGGACTGTGGAACGATGCTCAGTGTCACGAAGCTCTCATTGACCTCTTGAAGAAGGATGCGATATGAAAAGTGTCCGCTAGTGGGCAGCCCAACACAGTCAACACCTCTCTTCAcaaattgtatgtgtgtgtgtgtgtgtgtgtgtgtgtgtgtNNNNNNNNNNgtgtgtgtgtgtgtgtgtgtgtgtgtgtgtgagacagaggtATGACACCCATTCGATCTGATCTGTACCTGCAGATCTATAAATCTGTCTACTCTGCTGAGGACACACATGACCTTTGCAGTggctcatttacatttttatgaaatcaAGTCATTTCTAGTCCCCTGGTCTAAGGAGTGTGTTTGGACATGTTTTCTGTCCAAATGTGAGTGTGGCCATGGGCTGGGGGTGCGTCCCTCCCACACAAAGCCACAATGGACTCCGGCAGTGAGCAGCCAGGGCGCTATTATAGCCCTAATCCCGCTCCTATTATACAggccagagagagagcgagagacccAGAGAGGGAGGTAGAGCTGAAGATGAGGTCATCCCAAACAGTGCACACCCGGGGTCACTGCCTCACTATAGAGGGACGGAGATAAAGAGAGGGATGGAGCAGGGCATGGGGGCTGCAGAGAAAAGGCCTGCGGAAGACTGAAAGTGGCAGATGCCCAGATACGTGAATGGAAAAGAGATAAGGTTAAAACCTGTATGGAAGGTGCACAATAACACAGCGGGGCGGGGATGGTAAagtactttgttttatttcatatgCATATGAAACCACACTACAACAGGAGCAAGAAACCATGATAATGGCCATCATATTTGTAATCATGTTAATTCTAATAACAAATAGGGTCAAATAATAAACTGTAGGAAAGTAAAAATACACACTAATGGAATAAAACcagtaaagtaaaataattaGAATCAGtacacaaataaacaataaatactgaataaataagtgaataaataaacaatgtatttaacctacacccaaacaaaataaatagcTCTAATGCATGAACCCTGGCAATGATTCCATGGGACAGTTAAGAAGGTGTCTCAACGAAGagatttttttagcatttttctttattatttattttttcgaATCCCTGCACCGTGTCATTTTCTGTCGCATCTGCAGCCCACAGTACCCGAGTCCACAgtgaccagctctgtggtgcCGCATGTTGCATAAATATGGTGACCGTCCCTGTAACAGAGGTGTTCACTTTGCCCAAAAATAGCTTCTCTTGTCTAGAACTGGACTCAACCACACAAATCATGCCACACTCTTTTTTTGCTTCCTCTCTTTCACCATATGCGTTCGCTTTAATTCAGCACACTACCAGCTCtctgtatgtcataaaaaaaaactaaaacatttttgagagCAAACAGCAAGTCTTTCCCGTCACTGCTAATGGCTGAAAGTCGCCATTTCTAACTAGCAAAAGGTAGATTTCTTTGGTAAAACACAAGAGCAATATCCCCACtattcataaatatatatagcaCAATCACTGGTAGATCCCCATGAAAGGTATCCTTGTACATTCTTTAATCTATGATTCTTATTTTACAAAGAATAACAAGTCTTGGTGAGCTTAAACACTTTGGTAGGCAACTGTGAAATGTTAGCTGGCAAATACAACTGCATGCCGTGGATACTTCTATCCAAGCCCATACCACTCCACATCCAGCACCACTGCACTACTCAGACCTCTGCAGCTTTAGCAGCGtattataaaaacacacacacacacacacacacacacacacacacacacacacacacacaacacacccacacacacacacacacacacgcaactaCAGTTTGAGCGCTACACCCATTTGGAGAGTACATTGCACTATATCATATTGCATAGATAGTATGTTCAGCAGTGTCAGGGACTATGGATACGTTTAATGCAAGATCAAGCTTTTTCGATCCATTTTTCATAGTCTTATTTTTCCTTTGGTGCACTCTCTGTCATTTTTTGTGTGCAACTATCATTCACAGGGAAGTAgagcagtcacacacacagcagcctaGAGCGCGAGGCCTAACCCATGTGAATTAACAGTCAATTCCCTTTTAATCACTCAGAGTGGATTTCACAGTTGATCGCCCAGAACTGCCTgccaatgtctctctctcacacacacacacaccacacaacaccacacacacacacacacacaacacacacacacacacaaccaccacacacacacacaaacaaacacacatcgATGTTTT contains these protein-coding regions:
- the LOC116695639 gene encoding GTP-binding protein REM 2, whose amino-acid sequence is MPTDVPEDRLYNEEAAECDRMTLSTTWSPTVRRGSTPLPIKHQLRREEAVHDDCDWTSGAAGPSVSPISFSPALDDTVTVDVEGRRDGPCRIALLGQNGVGKSSLALALAGDMDRTASVDSEGEGYVRLVTVDDEESTIIIYDNWRQDLSALQCEVCVLVFSVTDRRSFHRTAQLRLLLRETQPQTPIILVGNKSDLVRTREVSSQEALSSAALFNCLYLEISASLDHRTQELLECVVRLTRGQSPWPPGTSAEDMSGSQRGSITSRAKRFLSSLVPRYPRERDVSKFMRQKSRSCHDLGAL